Proteins co-encoded in one Acidobacteriota bacterium genomic window:
- a CDS encoding PD40 domain-containing protein, producing the protein MDTADKNWFQFGEFRLEIEEKVLRRDGEIVPLQARVFEVLRMLVERRGGVVSKDELMETIWADSFVEESNITQSIYSLRKVLDRNGAKSMIETVPKRGYRMAVPVEGVLDRRLPVEPATDDRPSGRSYRPLAIALGLVLLAVFAASGFIASRYFSPGRSAPVESVKFEKLTFSGDITFPIIAPDGKAFAFVRENAIYLQDVANGSSVKLSIADHQKFGNLQFSYDGESIYFRDEDSFDASGNLYQVSRFGGQAKLVAERVWSTVGFSPDGERMAFVRFFPTQGEWALIVRATAGGEEQKLFTRNLPFSIFRTGFPSWSQDGKRIAIIEQSPNQRNTSSLVLVDASSGSAETVPTPDLVQIEQVAWLPSDSSMLITGRENNRFFQLWKLSLSDRALQRITNDLNNYRTLSVSLDGQKMIARQFSVYSHIWTLQGTNLDEQKQITFGNLNRDGTSGMNWAPDGRIIYATRITGNIDLWSLRPEDGVRKALTENVGPSNENPFVTADGKYVFFESSRTGKRRIWRIDSDGSNPAQVSPDDDNADFLPVVSHDGIVVYYIQRNPKGNVLWRQSLADGRREMLTEQGKLAPGSFLSLSPDGRYLAFKSQKEENDTDTADIALLDLARSAEPRIINIKTQNPTIEFSDGGLSFDYVDNQPDAARLWRQSFATGERRLLLELPKERIFSFAWNRDGKTLALGRGRQQNDGMLLTGF; encoded by the coding sequence GGCCGATTCCTTCGTCGAAGAAAGCAATATCACCCAAAGTATCTACTCCCTCCGAAAAGTTCTTGACCGAAATGGCGCGAAATCTATGATCGAGACCGTACCTAAGCGCGGGTACCGTATGGCGGTTCCGGTCGAAGGCGTTCTCGACAGGCGTTTACCGGTTGAGCCCGCAACCGATGATCGACCTTCCGGTCGAAGCTATCGGCCATTAGCGATAGCCTTGGGGTTGGTCTTGCTCGCAGTTTTTGCAGCGTCGGGCTTTATCGCATCGCGATATTTCAGCCCGGGGCGTTCCGCACCAGTCGAATCGGTAAAATTTGAGAAACTTACTTTCTCAGGCGATATCACTTTCCCGATAATCGCGCCGGATGGCAAAGCATTTGCGTTTGTGCGGGAAAACGCCATCTATCTTCAGGATGTTGCCAATGGGAGCAGCGTAAAACTTTCGATCGCTGATCACCAAAAATTTGGTAATCTCCAGTTCTCCTATGATGGCGAGTCCATCTATTTTCGCGACGAGGACAGTTTCGATGCCAGCGGCAATCTTTATCAGGTATCAAGGTTTGGCGGCCAGGCAAAACTCGTTGCTGAACGCGTTTGGAGCACCGTAGGTTTTTCTCCGGACGGAGAGCGAATGGCGTTTGTACGGTTTTTTCCGACGCAAGGCGAGTGGGCTCTGATCGTGAGGGCGACGGCTGGCGGCGAGGAGCAAAAGCTTTTCACCCGAAATCTTCCGTTCAGCATCTTCCGAACCGGCTTTCCCTCGTGGTCGCAGGACGGAAAACGAATCGCGATCATAGAGCAATCGCCAAATCAACGGAATACATCGAGCCTTGTCCTCGTTGATGCATCGAGCGGAAGTGCCGAAACGGTTCCGACACCCGATCTTGTTCAGATCGAGCAGGTTGCATGGCTTCCCAGTGATTCCTCAATGCTGATTACCGGGCGCGAGAATAATCGTTTCTTTCAACTGTGGAAGCTGAGTTTGTCTGACCGGGCACTTCAGCGGATCACCAACGATCTCAATAATTACCGGACTCTATCGGTCTCCCTTGATGGGCAAAAAATGATCGCCCGCCAGTTCTCCGTTTACTCTCACATCTGGACACTGCAAGGCACAAACCTGGACGAGCAGAAACAGATCACATTCGGCAATCTCAACCGTGACGGCACCTCCGGGATGAATTGGGCACCGGACGGCCGCATTATCTACGCTACGCGGATCACCGGCAATATCGATCTCTGGTCGCTCCGGCCCGAGGATGGTGTGCGAAAGGCGTTGACCGAGAATGTGGGCCCCAGCAATGAAAATCCATTCGTGACGGCTGATGGAAAGTACGTATTCTTCGAGTCGTCACGCACCGGTAAGCGCCGAATTTGGCGGATCGACAGCGATGGCTCGAACCCGGCGCAGGTATCGCCGGATGACGACAACGCAGACTTCCTACCAGTCGTCTCGCACGATGGCATCGTCGTCTACTACATTCAGCGAAATCCCAAAGGAAATGTTCTGTGGCGACAGTCACTCGCCGACGGCAGGCGGGAGATGTTGACCGAGCAGGGAAAACTCGCACCGGGTAGTTTTCTTTCGCTGTCGCCGGATGGGCGTTATCTGGCCTTCAAGAGTCAGAAGGAAGAGAATGATACTGATACCGCGGACATCGCCCTTCTCGATCTAGCAAGGTCCGCAGAGCCACGAATTATAAACATCAAAACTCAAAATCCAACCATCGAATTCTCGGATGGTGGCCTCAGTTTTGACTATGTTGATAATCAACCTGACGCTGCGCGGCTGTGGCGTCAGTCGTTCGCCACAGGCGAACGCCGCCTACTCCTAGAATTGCCAAAGGAGCGGATCTTTTCATTCGCATGGAACCGTGACGGCAAAACGCTCGCCCTCGGCCGAGGCCGCCAGCAAAATGACGGCATGCTGTTGACCGGCTTCTAG
- a CDS encoding beta-lactamase family protein — MLIFILCPVAALADKVDDYVRAQMTERHVPGAAFAVIIKGRVIKMKGYGMASVEFDAPVTVDTVFEIGSVSKQMTAAAILLLVEDGKVKLDERISACLPNTPYAWKDVTVRNLLTHSSGIKSYTSLDGFELSRRLTADQFIAKLATHPLEFTPGERNIYSNSGFNLLAFIVEARSGMKYIEFMRKRIFGPLGMTKTTDRDPQFIVKYRANGYEWERDHLAGRDASLTDLTGAGSIVSTIGDMVKWSKAVGSESFLKQSSRTEWWKKFVFNSGKESPYGFGWRISEIRSHRLIGHTGQTAGFGSAHFRYPDADTIVIALTNIGENGVGGAIAAGVAKLYMPSISIRAMKLVANPDTVRARKVLDALVARLSNKPDGPLMTKQLIQNLSTQRAKEANNRIASFGATRSVELVGIERTDGKDYYLYRAAAGRRLFLWRLAFDADLKISEMNLDDEE, encoded by the coding sequence TTGCTGATTTTTATCCTGTGTCCTGTCGCGGCACTAGCCGACAAGGTCGATGACTATGTTCGAGCTCAAATGACGGAACGGCACGTTCCCGGTGCCGCGTTTGCCGTCATTATAAAAGGTAGGGTAATTAAAATGAAAGGCTACGGCATGGCAAGCGTAGAGTTTGACGCTCCGGTCACCGTCGATACCGTTTTTGAGATCGGTTCTGTCTCAAAACAGATGACCGCGGCTGCGATTTTGCTCTTGGTCGAGGATGGAAAGGTTAAGCTCGATGAGCGAATCTCGGCATGTCTGCCAAACACGCCGTATGCATGGAAAGACGTGACGGTAAGAAATTTGCTCACGCATTCATCCGGTATAAAAAGCTACACAAGCCTCGACGGATTTGAGCTTTCGCGAAGGCTGACCGCCGATCAGTTCATCGCCAAGCTTGCCACACACCCGCTTGAATTCACGCCCGGCGAACGCAACATATACAGCAACAGTGGTTTCAATCTGCTCGCCTTTATCGTCGAGGCAAGGTCAGGGATGAAGTACATCGAGTTCATGCGAAAACGCATCTTCGGGCCGCTGGGAATGACGAAAACTACCGACCGAGACCCGCAGTTCATTGTGAAATACCGTGCGAACGGCTACGAATGGGAACGGGACCACCTCGCCGGCCGCGACGCAAGCCTCACAGATCTCACCGGAGCCGGCTCGATCGTCTCTACGATCGGCGACATGGTCAAATGGAGCAAGGCTGTTGGCAGTGAATCTTTCCTAAAGCAGTCGAGCCGCACCGAATGGTGGAAGAAGTTCGTTTTTAACAGCGGCAAGGAATCGCCGTACGGTTTTGGCTGGCGTATCTCTGAGATACGCTCGCATCGTCTTATTGGCCATACCGGTCAAACCGCCGGATTCGGATCGGCGCATTTTCGGTATCCCGATGCCGACACGATCGTGATCGCCCTCACAAACATCGGCGAAAACGGAGTCGGCGGTGCGATTGCCGCGGGCGTTGCAAAACTCTATATGCCGTCAATATCGATCCGGGCCATGAAACTAGTTGCTAACCCTGACACGGTGCGGGCGAGGAAAGTTTTGGATGCTTTGGTCGCAAGGCTTTCGAACAAGCCTGACGGCCCCTTGATGACCAAACAGCTTATTCAAAACCTTTCGACCCAACGGGCTAAAGAAGCCAACAACCGAATCGCGTCTTTCGGCGCGACGAGGAGCGTGGAACTTGTCGGTATAGAGAGAACCGATGGGAAAGATTATTATCTTTATCGTGCGGCCGCCGGACGGCGGCTATTCCTTTGGCGTCTTGCGTTTGATGCAGATCTCAAGATCTCCGAGATGAACCTTGACGACGAAGAATGA
- a CDS encoding FAD-dependent monooxygenase — MDTDILIIGAGPTGLALACQLIRYGVDFVIIDTKDTTTPFSRAIGVQARTLEIYEQIGLADKLIALGKPAEKVRMIAGGEVRGEAVLKDIGAGMSAYPFMLVVEQGQHEKLLYDHIVAEGRKVHWNQHLTSFTQDDSRVAAIIANADGTEQIIKAKYLVGCDGAKSLVRHQLGLTFEGETVDRLFYVADVQIDWEYPHDALQVCLATHTLTAFFPMVGDNRYRIVGTFPEGHDIDAGEILFEEIERQIEADTELRLDISHVNWFSVYKVHSRAVNAFSKGRCFVAGDAAHIHTPAGGQGMNTGIQDGYNLAWKLALACKSRAGEKLLDTYNEERLPNAQRLLRTTDRMFELGSSDEWFTSFVRTHIFPHVLGLALSFDAVKKMIFPLVSQIGISYRQSSLSSDHADFQVKAGDRMPWFEIDGCSIYDRLRDPKFHLLLFLDGETEVPPLPKEMMESWSGLADTSIIPLDDKVKEAFGTDEPFFVLLRPDNYIGLISAEFSPDLIVKYLNNLS, encoded by the coding sequence ATGGATACCGACATTCTCATCATCGGAGCCGGGCCGACGGGCTTGGCGCTTGCTTGCCAGTTGATCCGGTATGGCGTCGATTTCGTCATAATTGATACCAAAGATACGACTACGCCGTTTTCGCGGGCCATCGGTGTTCAGGCACGGACGCTTGAGATCTATGAGCAGATCGGCCTTGCCGATAAACTGATCGCACTTGGCAAGCCGGCGGAAAAGGTTCGAATGATCGCCGGCGGCGAGGTTCGCGGCGAAGCGGTGCTCAAAGATATCGGAGCCGGGATGAGCGCCTACCCATTTATGCTTGTCGTCGAGCAGGGCCAACATGAAAAGCTTCTTTACGATCATATCGTTGCCGAGGGCCGCAAGGTGCACTGGAACCAGCATCTCACGTCGTTTACGCAGGATGATTCCCGAGTAGCTGCCATAATTGCCAATGCGGATGGCACCGAGCAAATTATCAAAGCCAAATACCTCGTGGGCTGCGACGGAGCGAAAAGCCTGGTCCGTCACCAGCTTGGCCTGACGTTTGAAGGCGAAACGGTCGACCGCTTGTTCTACGTCGCGGATGTCCAGATAGACTGGGAATATCCGCATGATGCCCTCCAGGTCTGCCTTGCAACGCATACGCTCACCGCCTTTTTCCCGATGGTCGGCGACAACCGCTACCGCATCGTCGGCACTTTTCCGGAAGGGCACGATATAGACGCAGGCGAAATTCTATTCGAAGAGATCGAACGCCAGATCGAGGCGGACACGGAGCTGAGATTGGATATCAGCCATGTGAATTGGTTTTCCGTTTACAAGGTACATTCCCGAGCAGTAAATGCTTTCTCGAAAGGCCGATGCTTTGTCGCGGGCGATGCCGCACACATTCACACTCCGGCCGGCGGTCAGGGAATGAACACTGGGATACAAGACGGTTACAACCTTGCCTGGAAACTTGCCCTGGCCTGTAAATCTAGAGCTGGCGAGAAGCTGCTTGATACCTACAACGAAGAACGTCTGCCAAATGCTCAGCGTTTGTTGCGGACGACTGACAGAATGTTCGAACTCGGTTCGAGCGACGAGTGGTTCACGTCGTTTGTGCGGACGCACATTTTTCCGCATGTTCTGGGGCTCGCCCTTAGTTTCGACGCGGTCAAGAAGATGATCTTTCCGCTGGTTTCGCAGATCGGGATCAGCTATCGCCAAAGCTCGCTGAGCTCAGATCATGCAGACTTCCAGGTAAAGGCGGGCGATCGAATGCCGTGGTTCGAGATAGATGGATGCAGCATCTATGACCGTTTGCGGGATCCAAAGTTCCATCTTCTACTCTTTCTTGATGGCGAAACGGAAGTCCCGCCGCTGCCGAAGGAAATGATGGAATCATGGAGCGGTCTCGCCGATACGTCGATCATTCCGCTCGATGACAAGGTCAAAGAGGCGTTCGGAACCGACGAACCGTTTTTCGTCCTGCTCAGGCCGGACAATTACATCGGGCTTATCTCTGCCGAGTTTTCACCGGATCTAATTGTCAAATATCTAAATAACCTTAGCTAG
- a CDS encoding zinc-dependent metalloprotease produces the protein MKRFLIAFCLLVSIAQLVSAQAPARKTISSVIEKLQKIDGFMPLYIDADAGKIYIEISRFNKEFLYLVSLPTGVGSNPLGLDRGQLGTTKVVTFERAGNKVLLVQPNYEFRALGGDPAQRKSVEESFAKSVIWGFRVEASEGDKILVDATNFLIRDAHGVGERINQSRQGNYNFDESRSALYLPNTKGFPKNTEVEATITLTAGGDTSNLVGQVTPTAKHVTVRERHSFVELPDEKYRPRKFDPRTGGISISFYDYGTDINEDLEKRWIQRHRLEKKDPNAAVSDPVKPIIYYVDNGAPKAIQDALIEGASWWNQAYEAAGFRNAFQVKVLPPDADPMDIRYNVINWVHRSTRGWSIGDSVVDPRTGEVLKGDVTLDSQRARQDFLLGAGMSPQYKSSMACEFGLMPDVDYLSADGSAAEVTAMSYARIRQLSAHEVGHTLGFTHNFAASTYSRASVMDYPAPMVEIKNGKLDFSNAYAVGIGAFDKFQVRYAYSQFAPGANEDAELDKIVNEGVANGMLFLGDQDARPAGGANPLANLWDNGPDPVAMLKHEMQVRRIGINQFGIQNIPTGTPLSELENKFLPLYLHHRYQLTAAIKTLGGVYYSFAMRTGNGPIPAKYNDIVPADRQREALNVVLNTIDPAGLVIPDNILKLIPPTAYGYRSGRSELFAKRTNPTFDPIGAAEIAADVAISGLLEPNRAARMVDFNSRDKANPHFREVVDAIIKMAWKPQPDSRQTAIARAIQSLTVSRLMDLAANGNAQPQVRSVAVEALRGLLATLKRTPAIGDAAAHNRAMADDIDRFLTRPDAPRKQTTPLATPPGDPIG, from the coding sequence ATGAAACGATTCCTGATCGCGTTTTGCCTCCTCGTCTCTATCGCTCAGCTCGTCTCTGCGCAGGCTCCGGCCCGAAAAACCATCTCGTCCGTAATCGAAAAGCTGCAAAAGATCGACGGCTTTATGCCGCTCTATATCGACGCGGACGCGGGCAAGATATATATTGAGATCTCGCGGTTTAACAAGGAGTTTCTCTATCTCGTCAGCCTGCCGACCGGCGTAGGTTCGAACCCGCTCGGGCTCGACCGCGGGCAGTTAGGGACGACGAAGGTCGTGACATTCGAGCGGGCCGGGAACAAGGTTTTGCTGGTGCAGCCAAACTACGAGTTCCGCGCCCTCGGTGGCGACCCCGCACAGCGAAAATCAGTCGAGGAATCGTTTGCAAAGTCCGTGATCTGGGGCTTTCGAGTCGAGGCATCCGAAGGTGACAAGATCCTGGTCGATGCAACCAACTTCCTCATCCGCGATGCCCACGGCGTCGGCGAACGCATCAATCAGTCTCGCCAGGGTAACTACAATTTTGACGAAAGCCGCAGTGCTCTCTATCTGCCGAATACCAAGGGCTTTCCGAAAAATACCGAAGTCGAGGCGACGATCACATTGACCGCCGGCGGCGACACCAGCAACCTCGTCGGCCAGGTCACGCCGACCGCCAAGCATGTGACTGTCCGCGAACGCCACTCGTTCGTTGAGCTGCCCGACGAGAAATACCGCCCACGCAAATTCGACCCGCGGACCGGCGGCATCTCGATCAGCTTTTACGATTACGGTACGGACATTAACGAGGACCTAGAAAAACGCTGGATCCAGCGTCACCGCCTCGAGAAAAAAGATCCGAACGCAGCCGTCAGCGATCCTGTAAAACCGATCATCTATTACGTCGATAACGGCGCGCCGAAGGCAATTCAGGACGCGCTGATAGAGGGAGCTTCGTGGTGGAATCAGGCTTACGAGGCGGCGGGTTTTCGCAATGCGTTTCAGGTCAAGGTCCTGCCGCCGGACGCCGATCCGATGGACATTCGCTACAACGTGATCAACTGGGTCCACCGATCGACCCGCGGCTGGTCGATCGGCGACAGCGTGGTCGATCCGCGAACAGGCGAGGTCTTGAAGGGCGACGTGACGCTCGACTCGCAGCGGGCACGGCAGGATTTCCTGCTCGGTGCCGGAATGTCGCCGCAATATAAGTCAAGTATGGCCTGCGAGTTCGGATTAATGCCGGATGTCGATTATCTCTCCGCTGATGGTTCGGCAGCTGAGGTAACAGCAATGTCATATGCACGAATTCGGCAGCTCTCTGCTCATGAGGTCGGGCATACGCTCGGGTTTACCCACAATTTCGCCGCGAGTACATACAGCCGTGCTTCGGTGATGGACTATCCGGCACCGATGGTCGAGATCAAGAACGGCAAGCTGGATTTCTCCAATGCCTACGCAGTCGGCATTGGAGCGTTCGATAAGTTTCAGGTGCGTTATGCATACTCCCAGTTTGCTCCCGGAGCCAATGAGGACGCCGAGCTCGATAAGATAGTGAACGAAGGCGTGGCGAACGGCATGCTCTTCCTCGGCGACCAGGACGCCCGGCCTGCGGGCGGAGCGAATCCGCTGGCAAACCTCTGGGACAACGGCCCGGATCCGGTCGCGATGCTTAAACACGAAATGCAGGTCCGCCGTATCGGTATTAATCAATTCGGGATTCAGAATATCCCGACCGGCACGCCCCTATCCGAGCTTGAGAACAAATTCCTGCCGCTCTATCTGCACCATCGTTATCAACTAACGGCGGCGATCAAAACGCTCGGTGGAGTTTATTACTCGTTCGCGATGCGAACCGGCAACGGCCCGATCCCGGCAAAATACAACGACATCGTCCCCGCCGATCGGCAACGCGAAGCCCTGAACGTAGTTCTAAACACGATCGACCCGGCGGGACTCGTCATTCCGGATAACATTCTCAAACTCATCCCGCCGACCGCATACGGCTATCGCTCGGGCCGCTCGGAGTTGTTTGCCAAGCGGACTAACCCGACCTTTGACCCGATCGGAGCCGCAGAGATAGCTGCGGATGTCGCTATCAGCGGCTTGCTGGAACCGAACCGGGCGGCGAGAATGGTCGATTTTAATTCAAGAGATAAGGCTAATCCGCACTTCCGCGAAGTGGTCGACGCAATAATTAAAATGGCATGGAAGCCGCAACCCGACAGTCGGCAGACAGCCATTGCTCGTGCGATCCAGAGCCTGACGGTCTCGCGTTTAATGGATCTCGCGGCAAACGGAAATGCCCAGCCGCAGGTTCGCTCTGTCGCCGTCGAAGCTCTTCGCGGCCTGCTCGCGACGCTAAAGCGGACACCAGCGATAGGCGATGCAGCCGCACATAACCGTGCAATGGCAGACGACATCGACCGCTTCCTGACGAGGCCCGACGCACCGCGTAAACAGACAACGCCGCTCGCAACACCGCCGGGAGATCCGATCGGCTAG